AATGGCTACATGGAACATGCCTTGTGTTATGTTGAGCTAAAACTTGGCATACCTTGGACACGATACGGATGGCACTAGAACACATTTTTCAAGGGAATGGGGTTTTATACcttgtttgttttaattttgATGCTTTAAAATTCTTTCAGTCTGTATAATAACCGTTTCGTGCACTAAAGGATATTTAGAATTCCTACTAGTATCAAACATTAAAAAATTGGTTTTTGTATGCTGCAATACATTGCATAATGTGTCTTTTAAAGCTAATATTGAGTTTATAATAATGCCTTTATATTGACATAATGACATCcttaacaaaaatatatagtAGTCATTCAGAAAATCTTGGATGAGAAAAAAAAGCGTAAGATTTGAGAAATTCAGTAGCATTTAAGGGTTTCTATTTCGATCCATTCCCAAACTATGGTGAGGTGGAAAGTTGACCTTATTTTGATGgaacttatttttttttattatacttATTGAACTCGAATGGGAATGTTTTCTCATTTACATATGATATCTTAAGTAATACAATTTTTGTTTGCTTAAGGATATTCATGTAAATAAGATTTGTTTTTTGTTGTCTGCCTGATGGGTCATTGTCTACTTACTGCAATGTCCTCCCCCTTCCTTCTCAAGGCAATGAAATagtgaaaacaaaaatatgttttaaccTTTTTGGCTCAGTACCAAGCACTATTAAGTATTAACCTAATTCTAGGTGCCTAAATAGGCATGACATGGACTAAACAGGTGCCTAAATAGGCATGACATGGACTAATACTTGAACCTTGAGTTTATCAGTGTCATGGGATCATAAGAAGATGAACAACTCCTAAGTATGCCCCATTTATAGACTTGAAAGTAAGGCTTGAAGTACTAGATTGCTGCCCATATTGGTACCTTAATTGGTATAGTTTCAAACTAACAAATGGTACGGATAGATATCAATGGGTATAAGTAGCAGCAAGGATCTACATATTGGATTGCATTTGTTTTGTATTGGGCATATTGTATCAACTAGTAAGTAATTGACACTTGATATGCTCCCCATATCATGCGAGTATGAAGGGATGTAGTATACGGACACTTGGTGTCGGTGTACTAGGTGGGCACTAGTACAAATACCAAAATCGATATTTAATACAAGGTCCACCGTACCAGTACCGGTCGGTGTACCGGTGGCAGCCCGGACCGATACGGTACCGGTCCATATTGGCTCTGTACCGGCCTGTACATGTCCCATTGAATGGCCGAGTTTTGGGGTTCCgcataccggtcccgtaccagtCCCATACTGGCCCGCACTGGCCTGTATCGATCTCGTACCGGTCCAACGATAAGCTCCcagtaccggattccacgctgatccggtaccggttcagGGCGGTACCGGTTCGACAGATCTTGCTTAATATCAAGATTTTCTATCTCGGTACAAAATCCTGTATCAATACCATCCTATTATAGTGTCGGTATGCTTAGTATGGTACCCGgtttggcgtaccgagtgttggtTCGCCTTCTGTACTGTGTACCAGTTTGGTACTGGTATGGTTGATACACACCGGTACCAATCGACATGGCGAACTTTGCTCAAAACAACTGGTATTGGTATTATATGGTAAGGCCGATACGGACTTTGCATTTATACTTCAATCCTTGGTCAAAAGCCTCTACTCAATGGTGGTTTGTTACTCATGTTGTTGAACCAAATTATGACGTATCTAAGGCTTATATGTCATGATAACCTCAGGTGTTTGTAAGAAAGGAGAGGAATTTACTGGATAGAGCATGATTTTGTAGGAAGACAACCTTAACAATTGAGAACACGACACGCAATGAAGAATTCATTTAAGGGAGTACTAGAGCTCCTAGATTCTGCTTTTACGAACATCATGGCTAGCAGTAATACCAGCAACTAGATGAAATGGGACATGCAATGAATAGTTCTTTTGAGGGAGCATCAATGAAGAACTCCTAGGAGGAGCACATCTTGGAGTAGAAAAGATAAGAGCTTTCAGAttatctttttttcaaaaaaaaaactattaaaTAAATAGGACAGCCAGAGTTTGAAACTTATCCATTGTTTCCATTTCCAAATAAAAAACTGAGACTTTCATTTGTGTAAAACCTcttattcttcatgaaatttctaacaagaaaataaattttaatcgAAACAAGAAAGAATAGAAATATTTCTCATGGGGGCTTTTCAATTGTTGCCTTGAGGCGAGACTCTTAAAATGCCATGAACTTCATGAGAGAGTCTATATATGGTGAGGTATATGCTTCGCATGGAGATGCTCATTTGAAGTGCACACCTTGCAACTCAGGTTATGCCTTATACATGAGGCATATGCATAAGGTTTTGTTTGTGTTCGTAATGAAGCGACCTTTTGAATTCCTTTAGGACATTATTGtatatattttcataaaaatgatATTGCTGCATATAGGGTCAAATTAGTATGGTAAGGTGGGTTAATAAGCACTGATCTCTACGTGCAAATTTTGCATTGCGATTGTGAATTTGCCCTTGCTTGTAACAAAGTCTATAACAGTGCTCGTTTCCTTTACCTTgcttttttggcattattttcctTCAAGGAAATTCATGAGACATATATTTTGTGCCTTTTATGCTTATGCTTTGCCTCATTATGTGCCAAAATGCCTCACCTTATTCCAATAGAAAATTAAGTGAAATTATTGAATTTGAAACTGATAAAAAAAGAATGACTAGTTACCAAAACCATAAAACAATGGCTGGATTTGGACTAGTTTCAGCTTAACTTAATCCAGAAGTTGAAATAGAGTGGTTTCAATTGGAACTTCAACTCCATGATGCATTCTTGTAGTCAACCGAGTGAACCTAATGCTTGGTCCGAAATGTTAGCACCAGGACCAGGTAGCTTGAATTTTCAAGTGCTGGAAAGTTGCTGGTATGCAATCATCCACAATGTAGGTCCTTAACCCAAGACATCCTATAAACAAAGGTCATAACCCATCTTATGTAATAGAGGTATATCAATATAAATGAATATTCAATTAATATACAAGCATCATTATGCCAAAGCCTCGATGTCCAGCCATGCAAAGTTGGATGAGAAGACTTTCCTGTGGGGCCCAACTGTAAGGTTTTCATGTTGTAGCAGGAAAAGAGACAGCAGATCTAATGCCTCTCTTGTGGAGGCGATTTGTTCTCTTTCTTATTTTAACAAGAAAAGAGAGACTAGGGACAtaacttcttctccttcttattTTAGTTTGTTTGTCAAAAAAAGAAACCATGTAGATGGCTCTTATCccttgtttgaatttaaatggtAAAGGAttcaaggaagatgaagaatttTCTCTGACATGCCTATTTTTTCTAGATGAATGTTGCTATATTTTTTCCATTAACATGCCCTCGAAGGGTGTAAATGCGGTTTTTGATCAATATCCGGGCGAGGCCAAAATGCCAACTTTTCACTTTCCAGTTCCTAAGGAACCGTTGGTTGCAGCTATTTCATGGAGCTTTTAGGGAAACAAAGCAATAAAGCATTATCATTTCTAGATATTTATGACACTAGAGATGCCTGTCCCCTGCCCCTTCTCTCCATTCTTCACATCTCTCTCAATTTATAGCAAGGCACATCTTCAATAAGCATGcccttgttttatttttaaatttctttcaGTAAGGGAATATACCAGGCATAAGGTTGAGTGTGTATCAGGTTAAATAAATAATGCAAAAAAGAATCTCAGTTTGGTGTGCCCAATACTAGTCCTAGTGTCCTGCAATATACTATAGTGCTATGTCTCTATAGGAGAAAACATATAAAGAAGCGACTTACTACTATagcttttattaaaataatagaGAACCAAAACTTTCTGACATAAATTCTTAAATATAGAATGTAATAAAAGCTTAGTCACAAGTTTGgcatttggaagagataaagaaCTGGGTCAGGAAAATGCATATAAAAGCTTCCTCACTTCAAAGGAACATAAATCTGTATGTGTCATAAATGTATATAATAATTCTTTACTATATGAAACTTCATCTGAAAAAGTATGTTCAAGTCTGTATTTGAGTACCATGAATTAATTATGAAGTATTAATGTATAATTTATGATCAGTTCATGAATTATCTGCGAATTTCATGATTAATAGTTAGATTTTTGGTTCAGTTGCAACAAAAAAATATTCAGAAAGTAACTTTACGTGAATAAGTTGAGTTTTTGTAAAGAATTGGAGGAATAGTGTGGCTGAGATATTAGATAGGTTTAGGAGGTGCCAATGACAAAGTTGGTGATGTCTCTAGGTGATAATACAAGAGACCTGGGTTCAATTCCCACCTTTCACCCAATAAAAGAAGATGGGCCTCTGCTTCTGTCCCTCCTAttgtatccttttttttttgatttttgtacAATGCCATTAAGATCACTTTGGTACCATATTTTATGACTTACTTGAAACATGTCCGGTTTTCCAAGGAATTAAAAGACAAATTATACGATGAGATATGGGATGTGTTGACTTGATTGTTTATTTTCTGATGTCAAGCAGGGATCATGTTTATTTTGTAATTACATATCCTGCTAGTGTGTGAATAACTTCTGGTAGGATTGGGTCCTTTATCAAGTTTGTTACTCTATTACGAAAGGCTTATATTAGCAAACACAAGAATTTAAGCGTATCCTATTGCAGAGAGGTAGTGTCTCTTGGCAAGGAGGAAAAACCAAGTTccatctctctgtttttttcagcaaaagaaatGGATGACTGTTCAACAAGCAAGCCACCTATGATCCAAATATTGACTTTGCACATCACTATGTACGAGAAATTGTAGTTTGTGATGGTTAATAACTGTGAGATGATTTGGTCTAAGGGGACTTAAACAATCTATCCTCAATCTGTTGAGGAATATGCTTTGGAAAAATGAGCATTTGTGAGAGGAAGATAAATCTGGATGATGTCGAGTAAGCCATTGTTTCTTAAAGTAGATGCAATGAACTGGTACAGTTGGGTTACTGGAGTCTTTGATAATGTGTTTCAGGTTATGATGCTTCAGCTAAGGTTAATTGGCCACAAGGTCCAGCATCCCTGTTATACCATTTTGCTTCGTTTTTTGGAGTAATTGTTTGTTTTATTACTTTCCACTTAGGGTTTGGTTAacaattttattctttatgcttGCACAATTATGACTGTAAATGAATTCTTCGATATCTTACAAAAGCTATTCTACATATATTCAGGGTTCAAGCGTGCCTTTGGTTGTTAAATGGGCTGATACAGAGAAGGAAAGGCAAGCTCGGAGGGCACAAAAAGCTCAATCTCAGGCCTCAAATCATCCAAATACCAATTCAATACAGCACCCTTCATTATATGGAGCTTTACCAATGGGATACATTCCTCCATATAATGGATTTGGCTATCAGGTGAGATTCATTCAATTAGTTGAAAAGATATCTCTTGAATGGATATTTCCAAAAAAGTAGTTCTGAAAGTGTATCTTTTGATAAATTAGATTTTTGCTATCAGGTGAGATTCATTCAATTGTTGCTTATATTTTTGCTTCACATGATAATATTTCTTGTAATCTATGTCTTGCTTCTGCTTTatgtgtgtttttcttttttttttcttcttgtaacTGCTTTTTTGTGTTTATTTTATAGAGATGGATCTATTGGGGTGACAGTTAAAAATCTAAACAACATTTGCTGGAAAACCCATTTGAACCCTTTGAGATTCATCTGGTCTATATTAGTCTTTGGATTCCAGCACATTTTTCAGGTCATGGGCCTATTTATTTATGAACTACCACTAGTCGAGCTTGATGTGTTAAGTAAAGTTTAGATTCCTGTAGACAGCTTAGATGGTTTGCTTATATATACTTCATtttattagaaaataatttatttgataAAACCAATCTTTCAGTTCAAGAATCATAGGAaattgaagaagagagaggtGAAAGGTGGCATGGCTTTAAATCCCGTGAGATAAGGCTGTTCTGATTTTTCTGTGGAACTGGACATGCCTTTTTCCCACCCTATCTTGACACTTGGGATCGGGCATGTCCCGGGATGTGCCAAATGGGACACTGGGATGATGGTGAGACAGTCTTGTCCCAATGCTTGGGACGGTAGCCTGTCCCAATGCTTGGGACGGTAGCCCATCCCAATGTCCCAAGGGACGCCCCATGGGGATTTGAACCCATGCAAAGTAGCACATATAGGAATAATGAGTGAACTCAAATGGTGTTTGGCCACAATGCAGAACCAGCAGACCTACACTAGAAATAGTATTTCCCATTCCAGTACACTACTTACCTACTATGGTATCTCCATTCAATAAATATTGACAAAGATGCCACAAATGATTTAAGCATATATATGTTTCCCTAGCTACTTAATTTCATATTGTACTtacagaaatttaaatgatttcaCAGAGTGTTTTGCAATAGTAATGGGGACTTCAAGCATTGTGAGCCCTTGGAGATTTGAAGAGGATCTTGGGCTGGTTCAGCATCTGACTTGTTGGGCTGATAACAGGGGTGGCCCAATACATCTGGGGGCCCAAGACGAATTCAGTAAATGgggcctcttttttttaaataataattttttttaataaatataaaatacttaaaaaaatgttATGGAAATAGATTGctgtcaagtacactatttcaacaaagatgcatgaatctaataaaggtcgacaaaaagcctcttcagtttaatataattcttgaatgaaaatattaaaaaaaaatacttaaaaaaaaagggccatGGTACTGttcttggcaatactgtttaccatgtgaaGCGAGAGCAGAATAGGAAAAAGGCCATCCCATGGCGCTTCACGGTCAAAAAATTTGTCcaagagaaagtagggtcattatgggaaattcactccatctaattaataaaagtcccatcccaccatcttcccttcaagtgagtacccaagcagccccTGCAACATCACggaacagcagccattcaaccccccctccctccttctctttctctaccctccttttcttttgctaaAGACCATCTCTCCTTCAAGTGAGCACCGAAgctgcaactgcaacatcacggcacagcagccattcaaccccctccctccttttctctctctaccacccaagaggggagaagaaaccgagaggagaaaattaaaagaatctccaccctccaagaagtccatctccaatccccctatctttcttcctgatggcccagctggatcaggagtaatgtgagggaaggaaaaccaagaccaaaaccaaaaaagagaagggatgaaagataagagtggcttcaggtgtgtatgaagccaaccaaatccctcctctctctctctctctctctctctccacccaaaacaaaactactgtccccaacttccccgattgccctctgcaggccaggaaaccctccacctcccttccatcaagggggaagactcgtagccagcttctgctcccggaggccttccattggcccggggccttaggcgaccgcctcagtcgcctagggctcgggccggccctggcTGATAAGAAACCATGCTGATGGCATCACAAGAGAGATAAATATATGTTAATGAGATGATTCAGATTTTACATGCCTAGGCATCACATAGACCTCTACTGATGCTACAGTAGCAAGGCACTCCATGCTTAGGTGTTCTAGGATTATCCACTCGAAATTTTACTTCAAAAACTTAAATGATCTTTAGAAACACTTAAATGATCTTTAGAAACATTTTGTGCTGTAGTAGAAACATCCaatgatatatattatgtaGAGGATGAGCTTATTAACAATTATGATTAATAACTTATGATGCAATGATCAATAGGGTCTTCTTAGATGAATTTTATTCTAATGAGTCCTTTAGATGGAGTCTTCATTTTCTGAGTAGGCTTTTTTAGTTTTCAGTAATGGGGGGAAAAGGCTCACTTCGACCACCatgtggttttggcatttgaCCTTAACTGCCTCAGGAAACATTAAAACCAACATGTGTGGGTACAGAGTATGACACATTTTTTGTTCATGACACTTGCTTTGTTTCTTATCAAACAGTTTCTAAATTTTGAGGTTAAACATACTATGCTTCacaaaataaattattatattgTTGTGAAATATCAACTTGATCAGCACTCCTTGGAGTATTGCGATTATGTGGTTTAGTTATCTTTAGTGCTATGTCGTTCTTTTTGGTTCTGAAACAGTGTCATTGAAGCATCAAAAAACATATCCACTATTTTATGGTACATCTATTGACTTCCACCTCTGAAATGATATCTGGAATCTCTATAATTTCTATTTGATTGCATGCTCTCTTTTGTTTTCCGACATAAGTTTCTTCTCACATCATGGCAATGCTGGACTGCTTATgccccctttttctttcctttttaccCTCTTGCTGGTGCAGCCAACTGGAACTTATGGATTCATGCAATACCCTTTAGCGTCAATGCAAAATCAAGCTGCCTTCAATAACATGGTTCCTCCTGCTAATCAAGGAAATACGGTACGTGGAATCAGTCCAGATCTTTCCCCAGGCACGGTGCCCAGGAATTTTGCCACAATGCAATCTGCCGGCTATATGGGGTCGGCATATCCTGCCATGCCAGGTGTTCAATACCCTCTACCCTATCCAAGTGGTATGATGAGCCACAGGCCTTTTGGCAATTCCCATGCCCCAGTCCAACAGGTAAACATGAATAGTAATCCAGCATCATCTTCAAGTGCCAGTACAAGTTCGGGGGGTCAGGTAGAAGGTAATGGACTTCCTTTTGCCCCTGCATTCTTATTAGTCCTTTAAGTTGGACTCCTTATGTTTGTTGTCCTGCTAGCTGATTATTCAATTGTTACTGATCAGGTCCTCCCGGAgctaatttatttatatatcataTCCCCCAAGAATTTGGCGACCAGGAGCTTTCAAATGCCTTTCAGGGATTTGGAAGGGTTTTGAGTGCTAAAGTTTTTGTTGACAAGGAAACTGGTGTTAGTAAATGCTTCGGTAAACAacatatgcttttctctttatGCTGTCTGAGTTGTTTTTGAACATTTCAGTAATTGGCTTTGATATGCAGGTTTTGTAAGTTATGACTCACCTGTAGCTGCTCAGGCTGCCATCAATGCAATGAATGGTTCTCAGTTAGGTGGTAAAAAGCTTAAAGTACAACTTAAGAGAGACAATAAGCAGCGCAAACCTTACTGATGCTGGAAGCTACCTGCGAGGAAACAAAATTTCCTACATTATCTGGCTGCTTGCAGTTTCAGAGTTTTATGACTGCAAATCAGGAATTCAGTACAAGATGGATGGAAGAAAATTGGTCATTTTACTCTTTGCTCCATCCCATCTTGTCTGAAGGTGGGAACTGGTGGCTTCTTTACTAGAATTCAAATTCTTGACAATTGTTACAATTGATGTATTCTATTGCAGCATATTTGTAATTTATGTATCATGAACTTTTTATTAGACATCAGCAATTAAATTCATTTGATTCTCTCAAAAGTGGTTGGTTGTGTGCATGATTTTGGGCAAGTCATGGAATGGTCAAAATCATGCCTGGAATTTTCATTAAAACCATTACAATTTATATTCTACTTTGTGCAGTTTACTGGCCAGTACTGTGGAAATGCCTGTGATAAACATCTCTGTACCGTGCAATGTTCCTTGTGGTATCCATGTTTAAAGCATTCAGGCTGTGTTAGCTCATGGTgtagttttcaaattttttctttCATACATGTTTCTTTTCCCACTTTCCGTTGCTATTTCTCTGTGAAAGTAGTACAAGATGTTGAGTTGCCACTTGCCACACCCATGGGTGTCCAGCGTCCCTATTCAAGCAGTGTCCTTAACCAGCAATTTTGAAAGTCAAAACATTTTGTGAAGTACTTTTGTCCATTGTATTATTTCTGTTGAGAGCATATTTCAATGTGCAGTGACCATTCAGGTATTTTGCAATTTCTATAAGTGTTGCTGTCAtcttttatgagatttttatatgCAATTTCTGTATTTGTTAGTCACCTCTAGACCTCAGCATGACCATAGAAGTTTGTATATTGTTGTACGTGTTCTGACGTCAACATCTTTGCTCTGCAGAAATCTCTAAGATGCCTTCTTTTTAGTGGTTATTCAGCACAGGGTTCAGCTGTTTAGAGTCAAAGGTGCCTTCTAATTTCCAATGATCTCACACATCACTACATATGGAGGTCTTCCAGGTAATCTGCACAAATTTTTGGTGATTGGTTTATCATGATAAATATGTCTTTGTGCCTAAAGATTTCATGACTATTTGGACATTCTTCTGTCACTAAAGCATTGTCATCTGCAGCATTCTGAGCCACAATTTAGAATGACCAATGAATAGTAAATTGTACATGTCATGCATGTGGAGACTAATGCTCAAAGATTATGTTATAAAAAATCATTAGGCTACAAAAGTTGAACGATTGAAGATTACATTTAGATAGTTTGTGATTATTCTAAAGTAATAATAATGCCAAGAGCAAGTATGTTATATATAGCAAAGTTGATATAATACGTAAATATATACCAACATATGCATATTTTTATACATGGTATCCCATACCATACCGAACCGGATGGTATGGAGCATACCATACCATGCTGGTTTGGTGCTCGATATGCCGAACCAGCCCCATACCGGGTGTACCGACATAGTGATAGGATCGCACTAGTATGGGGCCAGTACCGAGATGGCATaccttgtttttatatatatgcaatAATGGTGTATGTGATTTACATATAAGtaattgaaatgtttggattGGTTGGAATCTTTGGTCCCATTAAAGTTCAGGTTATGCTAACTGGCTTATTGCTCACAAATTGCTCGTACTGAAAGTGATCATGTTCTGAAACTCTGGTCCAATCAGATCTTGGTCTGTGTTTTAGTTGTTATTCAGTTTCATCagaaaatatatgtatattttcttttataaa
The Phoenix dactylifera cultivar Barhee BC4 chromosome 3, palm_55x_up_171113_PBpolish2nd_filt_p, whole genome shotgun sequence DNA segment above includes these coding regions:
- the LOC103722798 gene encoding RNA-binding protein BRN1-like, whose amino-acid sequence is MLPWFSSSSKVTYIFLLLTIAGCAFLKYETKDQALAALEALNGKYRMEGSSVPLVVKWADTEKERQARRAQKAQSQASNHPNTNSIQHPSLYGALPMGYIPPYNGFGYQPTGTYGFMQYPLASMQNQAAFNNMVPPANQGNTVRGISPDLSPGTVPRNFATMQSAGYMGSAYPAMPGVQYPLPYPSGMMSHRPFGNSHAPVQQVNMNSNPASSSSASTSSGGQVEGPPGANLFIYHIPQEFGDQELSNAFQGFGRVLSAKVFVDKETGVSKCFGFVSYDSPVAAQAAINAMNGSQLGGKKLKVQLKRDNKQRKPY